The proteins below come from a single Isoptericola dokdonensis DS-3 genomic window:
- a CDS encoding globin, whose product MTTPSFFEEIGGHEVFVRLVDVFYEGVATDEVLRPMYPEEDLGPAKVRLTMFLEQYWGGPTTYSEQRGHPRLRMRHAPFTVNPDARDRWLKHMRVAVDSLDLAPAHESQLWDYLERAAFSLINTFEQ is encoded by the coding sequence GTGACGACCCCCAGCTTCTTCGAGGAGATCGGCGGACACGAGGTGTTCGTCCGGCTCGTCGACGTGTTCTACGAGGGCGTGGCGACCGACGAGGTGCTGCGCCCCATGTACCCCGAGGAGGACCTCGGTCCCGCCAAGGTGCGGCTGACCATGTTCCTCGAGCAGTACTGGGGTGGCCCGACGACGTACAGCGAGCAGCGCGGTCATCCTCGCCTGCGCATGCGGCACGCACCCTTCACGGTGAACCCGGACGCGCGCGACCGCTGGCTGAAGCACATGCGCGTCGCCGTCGACTCCCTCGACCTGGCGCCGGCCCACGAGTCCCAGCTGTGGGACTACCTGGAGCGGGCGGCGTTCAGCCTGATCAACACCTTCGAGCAGTAG
- a CDS encoding acyl-CoA thioesterase: MTHTSPDPLDRLLAALELREIEGWGPRGEDDVWRGRSLPGPARRVYGGQVLAQALMACGRTVEQDRLPHSLHAYFLREGVLDVPIDFAVERLRDGRSFSARRTHAIQSGKPILTLTASFQTDQPGYETYRPAPADVPEPEDVPSAVDQLGRIDHPAARFWSHEAAFDLRHVGGSIFLAPDAAPRPTQQVWVRARHEIASDDLLLHRALLAFACDQMMLEPVLRQAGRSWVDIGTTVPMASLDHAMWFHRDARADEWLLYVQESPGAQGGRGMGMARVYDRRGALVASIAQEGMVRLGE; encoded by the coding sequence ATGACGCACACCTCCCCCGACCCGCTGGACCGACTGCTGGCGGCGCTCGAGCTGCGCGAGATCGAGGGCTGGGGCCCGCGCGGCGAGGACGACGTGTGGCGGGGACGGTCGCTGCCGGGCCCGGCGCGGCGCGTGTACGGCGGGCAGGTGCTGGCGCAGGCGCTGATGGCGTGCGGACGCACCGTGGAGCAGGACCGGCTGCCGCACTCGTTGCACGCGTACTTCCTGCGCGAGGGCGTCCTGGACGTGCCGATCGACTTCGCGGTGGAGCGGTTGCGGGACGGCCGGTCGTTCAGCGCGCGGCGCACGCACGCGATCCAGTCGGGCAAGCCGATCCTGACGCTGACGGCGTCGTTCCAGACGGACCAGCCGGGCTACGAGACGTACCGGCCGGCCCCCGCGGACGTGCCGGAGCCGGAGGACGTGCCGTCGGCGGTGGACCAGCTCGGCCGGATCGACCACCCGGCGGCGCGGTTCTGGTCGCACGAGGCGGCGTTCGACCTGCGGCACGTGGGCGGGTCGATCTTCCTGGCCCCCGACGCCGCGCCGCGCCCGACCCAGCAGGTGTGGGTGCGGGCACGGCACGAGATCGCGTCGGACGACCTGCTGCTGCACCGCGCGCTGCTGGCGTTCGCGTGCGACCAGATGATGCTGGAGCCGGTGCTGCGGCAGGCGGGACGGTCGTGGGTCGACATCGGCACGACGGTGCCGATGGCGAGCCTGGACCACGCGATGTGGTTCCACCGGGACGCGCGCGCGGACGAGTGGCTGCTGTACGTGCAGGAGTCGCCGGGAGCGCAGGGCGGTCGCGGGATGGGCATGGCCCGGGTGTACGACCGCCGGGGTGCGCTGGTGGCGAGCATCGCGCAGGAGGGCATGGTCCGCCTCGGCGAGTGA
- a CDS encoding DNA topoisomerase IB: protein MRLRRVSVSAPGYARRPKGDGWVFLDPSQVPLTDEVEIARCTRLAVPPAWTDVWICRYANGHVQAYGRDDAGRGQYLYHPQWVERRARRKHDHVLEVGRRLPGARRTVTRDLSLPGVPRPKALALGFRLLDEAYFRAGGEVYARRHRSFGLATIRKEHATVRRDGSVHFRYPAKSGQVRDTVVEDPVVAEVVSTLKRRRGGVELLAWRERSPAGVVWHDVTSADVQEDVKDRLGDDATPKDFRTWHATVMTARALAAVEVPSSQRARRRVTTGIVRDVAEELGNTPAVARGSYIDPRLWDLWERGRTIGPTTSRSAAERAVLELLS from the coding sequence ATGCGTCTGCGCCGTGTGTCCGTCTCCGCCCCGGGTTACGCCCGCCGCCCCAAGGGTGACGGGTGGGTGTTCCTCGACCCCTCCCAGGTGCCGTTGACGGACGAGGTGGAGATCGCCCGATGCACCCGGCTCGCCGTGCCGCCCGCCTGGACGGACGTGTGGATCTGCCGGTACGCGAACGGGCACGTCCAGGCGTACGGGCGCGACGACGCCGGCCGAGGGCAGTACCTGTACCACCCGCAGTGGGTGGAGCGGCGGGCACGCCGCAAGCACGACCACGTGCTGGAGGTCGGGCGGCGTCTGCCGGGTGCGCGGCGCACGGTGACGCGCGACCTGTCGCTGCCGGGCGTGCCCCGGCCCAAGGCGCTGGCGCTGGGGTTCCGGCTGCTGGACGAGGCGTACTTCCGGGCGGGCGGCGAGGTCTACGCGCGCCGGCACCGCAGCTTCGGGCTGGCGACGATCCGCAAGGAGCACGCGACGGTGCGGCGGGACGGGTCGGTCCACTTCCGCTACCCGGCGAAGTCCGGCCAGGTGCGCGACACGGTGGTCGAGGACCCGGTGGTGGCCGAGGTCGTGTCGACGCTGAAGCGTCGGCGCGGCGGCGTGGAGCTGCTGGCTTGGCGGGAGAGGTCACCGGCCGGCGTGGTGTGGCACGACGTCACGAGCGCGGACGTCCAGGAGGACGTGAAGGACCGGCTGGGCGACGACGCGACGCCGAAGGACTTCCGGACGTGGCACGCCACCGTGATGACGGCCCGGGCGCTGGCCGCGGTGGAGGTGCCGTCGTCGCAGCGCGCCCGCCGGCGCGTCACGACGGGCATCGTCCGGGACGTGGCCGAGGAGCTGGGCAACACCCCGGCGGTGGCCCGCGGCTCCTACATCGACCCGCGGTTGTGGGACCTGTGGGAACGGGGCCGCACGATCGGTCCGACGACGTCGCGGTCGGCGGCCGAGCGGGCCGTCCTGGAGCTGCTGTCATGA
- a CDS encoding SDR family oxidoreductase, which produces MRAAVTGVTGYVGGRLVPELLAAGVEVRALTRDPARLAGREWAGDVEAVETDVSDLDAVRRALNGADVAYYLVHSLGTGATFEARDRRNALTFARAAREVGVGRIVYLGGLYPDVPEGELSRHLASRKEVEEILLASGVPTTVLRAAVILGSGSASFEMMRYLTERLPAMTTPRWVDNRIQPIAIRDVLRYLVGSASMPPDVSRGFDIGGPDVLTYREMMQRYARAAGLPRRVIVGVPVLTPRLSSLWVGLVTPVPSGIARPLVESLVHEVVCREDDVRQYVPDPPEGLVGVDGAIELALTRIHDGEVTTRWSSASVPGAPSDPLPTDPDWAGGSLYVDERRIVVDAPADVLWQVIEEIGGHGGWYSWSLAWRVRGLLDRLVGGPGLRRGRRDEHRLRVDDAVDFWRVEAIEPGRRLLLRAEMRLPGLAWLELRVDSAAAEITDPDDAGPSPEDASGPGRTYFAQRALFHPQGLLGQAYWWSVAPFHGVVFGGMQRNVAADAERRARGDD; this is translated from the coding sequence ATGAGGGCGGCGGTCACGGGGGTCACGGGGTACGTGGGCGGCCGCCTGGTGCCGGAGCTGCTCGCGGCCGGGGTCGAGGTCCGGGCGCTGACCCGCGACCCGGCTCGGCTGGCGGGCCGGGAGTGGGCGGGCGACGTCGAGGCCGTCGAGACGGACGTGTCGGACCTGGACGCGGTGCGCCGTGCCCTGAACGGCGCGGACGTCGCCTACTACCTGGTGCACTCCCTGGGCACGGGGGCGACGTTCGAGGCCCGGGACCGCCGCAACGCGCTGACGTTCGCGCGCGCCGCGCGCGAGGTCGGGGTGGGCCGGATCGTCTACCTCGGCGGGCTGTACCCGGACGTGCCGGAGGGCGAGCTGTCCCGGCACCTCGCCTCGCGCAAGGAGGTGGAGGAGATCCTCCTGGCGTCGGGGGTGCCGACGACGGTGCTGCGGGCCGCGGTGATCCTGGGGTCGGGCTCGGCGTCGTTCGAGATGATGCGGTACCTCACCGAGCGGCTGCCGGCGATGACGACGCCGCGCTGGGTGGACAACCGGATCCAGCCGATCGCGATCCGGGACGTGCTGCGCTACCTCGTGGGGTCGGCGTCGATGCCGCCGGACGTGTCGCGGGGGTTCGACATCGGCGGGCCGGACGTCCTGACGTACCGCGAGATGATGCAGCGGTACGCGCGGGCCGCCGGGTTGCCGCGCCGCGTCATCGTCGGCGTGCCGGTGCTGACGCCGCGGCTGTCGAGCCTGTGGGTGGGTCTGGTGACGCCCGTGCCCTCGGGGATCGCCCGCCCGCTGGTCGAGTCCCTCGTGCACGAGGTGGTGTGCCGCGAGGACGACGTGCGGCAGTACGTCCCGGACCCGCCGGAGGGCCTGGTGGGGGTGGACGGGGCGATCGAGCTGGCCCTGACGCGCATCCACGACGGCGAGGTGACGACCCGCTGGTCGTCGGCGTCGGTGCCGGGCGCGCCGTCGGACCCGCTGCCCACCGACCCGGACTGGGCCGGCGGCTCGCTGTACGTCGACGAGCGGCGCATCGTGGTGGACGCCCCGGCGGACGTGCTGTGGCAGGTCATCGAGGAGATCGGCGGGCACGGCGGCTGGTACTCGTGGTCGCTGGCGTGGCGCGTGCGCGGTCTGCTCGACCGGCTGGTGGGTGGCCCGGGGCTGCGTCGTGGCCGCCGGGACGAGCACCGGTTGCGCGTCGACGACGCGGTCGACTTCTGGCGCGTGGAGGCGATCGAGCCGGGCCGCCGCCTGCTGCTGCGCGCCGAGATGCGCCTGCCGGGGCTGGCGTGGCTGGAGCTGCGGGTCGACTCCGCGGCCGCCGAGATCACCGACCCGGACGACGCCGGCCCCTCCCCCGAGGACGCCTCCGGCCCGGGGCGCACCTACTTCGCGCAGCGGGCGCTGTTCCACCCGCAGGGCCTGCTCGGCCAGGCGTACTGGTGGTCGGTGGCACCGTTCCACGGGGTCGTGTTCGGCGGCATGCAGCGCAACGTCGCCGCGGACGCCGAACGGCGCGCCCGCGGCGACGACTGA
- a CDS encoding glycoside hydrolase family 48 protein, whose amino-acid sequence MPRTPVRTRLLAGAAATATLAALVAAVPAGAAPPTAASPVAAAVDLDTDGEYTQRFLDLYAKIHDPANGYFSPQGIPYHAVETLMVEAPDHGHETTSEAYSFWLWLETSYGQVTGDWEPFNHAWDTLEQYMIPTTENQPTNGAYDPSKPATYAPEFNHPGQYPSQLDPGVSVGTDPIGNELESTYGTSEIYGMHWLADVDNIYGFGAAPGSSTLLGPDHEGTSYINTFQRGPQESVWETVPQPSIDDFSYGGENGYLDLFTGDASYAKQWKFTNAPDADARAVEAAYWANKFATEQGQPEAVAETVGKASKMGDYLRYALFDKYFKTPDCQSTSCAAGTGRDSAHYLLSWYYAWGGALDTASPWAWRIGSSHAHFGYQNPMAAWALANDPALQPDSPTAEDDWSASLDRQVELFQWLQSPEGGIAGGSTNSWDGHYADRPDDVATFYGMGYTEAPVYHDPPSNSWMGMQGWGVERIAQLYEETGDERAGDILDKWVPWVIDHITITEDSWQIPSNLAWEGQPDDWDPANPGDNSGLSVEVTSYGQDVGVAGALARSLMYYAAESGDTAAQQTAHDLLDAIWEQNLDAVGVATTETRGDYARFDDVLTSPDGNGVYVPEGWSGTMPNGDVVEPGVSFLDIRSFYEDDPQWDKVQAHLDGGPAPEFTYHRFWAQTAVATALADYDRLFGEAPGPVEDTEPPTVPGAVVATADGTTVQVTWTASTDDVRVTGYDVRRDGVVVGSVGGTATSFTDDGLEPATTYSYTVTAKDAAGNSSAASAAATATTDEETEPEPTGACTATYATAGSWQGGYQGTITVTGGSGGVQGWVVTAPAGLTTSNLWGGKLAAGKITPEAWNANLGAGQTATVGFIGTGTPPAAQTLTCTD is encoded by the coding sequence ATGCCACGCACACCAGTCCGCACCCGCCTGCTGGCGGGCGCCGCGGCGACGGCCACCCTGGCCGCGCTCGTGGCGGCCGTCCCGGCCGGTGCCGCGCCCCCGACCGCCGCGTCGCCCGTCGCCGCCGCCGTCGACCTCGACACCGACGGCGAGTACACCCAGCGCTTCCTGGACCTCTACGCCAAGATCCACGACCCCGCCAACGGCTACTTCTCGCCCCAGGGCATCCCCTACCACGCGGTGGAGACCCTCATGGTCGAGGCACCCGACCACGGGCACGAGACCACCAGCGAGGCGTACTCGTTCTGGCTGTGGCTCGAGACGTCGTACGGCCAGGTCACCGGGGACTGGGAGCCGTTCAACCACGCGTGGGACACCCTCGAGCAGTACATGATCCCCACCACCGAGAACCAGCCCACCAACGGCGCCTACGACCCGTCGAAGCCCGCCACGTACGCGCCCGAGTTCAACCACCCGGGCCAGTACCCGTCCCAGCTCGACCCCGGGGTGTCCGTCGGCACGGACCCCATCGGCAACGAGCTCGAGTCGACGTACGGCACCTCCGAGATCTACGGCATGCACTGGCTCGCCGACGTCGACAACATCTACGGCTTCGGCGCCGCGCCCGGCTCCAGCACGCTCCTCGGGCCCGACCACGAGGGCACCAGCTACATCAACACCTTCCAGCGCGGCCCGCAGGAGTCCGTCTGGGAGACCGTCCCGCAGCCGTCCATCGACGACTTCAGCTACGGCGGGGAGAACGGCTACCTCGACCTCTTCACCGGCGACGCGTCCTACGCGAAGCAGTGGAAGTTCACCAACGCCCCGGACGCCGACGCCCGCGCCGTCGAGGCCGCCTACTGGGCCAACAAGTTCGCGACCGAGCAGGGCCAGCCCGAGGCCGTCGCCGAGACCGTCGGCAAGGCCTCCAAGATGGGCGACTACCTGCGCTACGCGCTCTTCGACAAGTACTTCAAGACGCCGGACTGCCAGTCCACCTCCTGCGCCGCGGGCACCGGCCGCGACAGCGCGCACTACCTGCTGTCCTGGTACTACGCGTGGGGCGGCGCCCTCGACACCGCCTCGCCGTGGGCCTGGCGCATCGGCTCCAGCCACGCCCACTTCGGGTACCAGAATCCCATGGCGGCCTGGGCCCTGGCGAACGACCCGGCGCTCCAGCCGGACTCGCCCACCGCGGAGGACGACTGGTCAGCCAGCCTCGACCGGCAGGTCGAGCTGTTCCAGTGGCTGCAGTCGCCCGAGGGCGGCATCGCCGGCGGGTCCACCAACAGCTGGGACGGTCACTACGCCGACCGGCCCGACGACGTCGCCACCTTCTACGGCATGGGCTACACCGAGGCGCCCGTCTACCACGACCCGCCGTCGAACTCCTGGATGGGCATGCAGGGCTGGGGCGTCGAGCGCATCGCGCAGCTCTACGAGGAGACCGGTGACGAGCGCGCCGGGGACATCCTCGACAAGTGGGTGCCGTGGGTCATCGACCACATCACCATCACCGAGGACTCCTGGCAGATCCCGTCCAACCTCGCCTGGGAGGGGCAGCCGGACGACTGGGACCCCGCGAACCCCGGTGACAACTCCGGCCTGAGCGTCGAGGTCACGAGCTACGGGCAGGACGTCGGCGTCGCCGGTGCGCTCGCCCGTTCGCTCATGTACTACGCGGCGGAGTCCGGGGACACCGCGGCGCAGCAGACCGCGCACGACCTCCTCGACGCGATCTGGGAGCAGAACCTCGACGCCGTCGGCGTCGCCACCACCGAGACGCGCGGCGACTACGCCCGCTTCGACGACGTCCTGACGTCGCCGGACGGCAACGGGGTGTACGTGCCCGAGGGCTGGAGCGGCACCATGCCGAACGGCGACGTCGTCGAGCCGGGCGTGTCCTTTCTCGACATCCGCTCGTTCTACGAGGACGACCCGCAGTGGGACAAGGTGCAGGCGCACCTCGACGGCGGCCCTGCACCGGAGTTCACCTACCACCGGTTCTGGGCGCAGACCGCGGTCGCCACGGCGCTCGCGGACTACGACCGGCTCTTCGGGGAGGCTCCGGGACCGGTCGAGGACACCGAGCCGCCGACGGTCCCCGGTGCCGTCGTGGCCACCGCCGACGGCACCACCGTCCAGGTCACCTGGACGGCGTCCACCGACGACGTGCGGGTGACCGGCTACGACGTCCGCCGGGACGGCGTGGTCGTCGGCAGCGTCGGAGGGACGGCGACGTCGTTCACCGACGACGGCCTCGAGCCCGCGACCACGTACTCGTACACGGTGACGGCGAAGGACGCGGCGGGCAACTCGTCCGCGGCGTCGGCCGCCGCCACCGCCACGACCGACGAGGAGACCGAGCCCGAGCCGACCGGCGCGTGCACGGCCACCTATGCCACGGCCGGGTCGTGGCAGGGCGGGTACCAGGGCACCATCACCGTCACGGGTGGCTCCGGCGGCGTCCAGGGCTGGGTCGTCACGGCGCCCGCGGGGCTCACGACCTCCAACCTGTGGGGCGGGAAGCTCGCCGCCGGGAAGATCACGCCCGAGGCGTGGAACGCGAACCTCGGCGCGGGGCAGACCGCGACCGTCGGGTTCATCGGGACCGGGACGCCGCCGGCGGCCCAGACCCTCACCTGCACCGACTGA
- a CDS encoding substrate-binding domain-containing protein translates to MLLPVVGGYYFGRILAGMTRVLRTEGHRVVAVQTYPADLDRDEFPVAPFRRAAPGVGAFDGLVVVTSALADADLRRLEASGVPMVGLGVAAEDLAVPVVSPDNVGGVRAAVDHLVDHGHRRIGFLGSTGQSDIAERYDAFRDALAQHGLEHGPEHFYRTRDNQESSAELVARRLAEQGLTTTATLAATDRNAVGFLRGLHLAGLEVPAVQAVVGFDNSDSGARTWPRLTSIDPMHDVVGERAAELVLARVRGEEVPGDHRLDVAALVTRESCGCAHGTRSTVVVDGTAGGGEPDPLAAVARVVFARTDGVRRGATDAWLTSVRQVVEACVVTAQHPPSSALRTLGDRTAALRPGAGALEQLVPALHAECRRVRRNVAERAAAQAAGTGAPPRLRGLEPGAADEVEEALSLVVAALARGCGHGDLARAGRLEQDLVDQNAVDLELMRSDGDALRRLDWMPRTRTSVAALALWEDDPGRPGERLLRVVGARGPHPGGDALVGRVMTADQFPPTSLTDPRSLTVVVPVAFGRSDRGFLVVGGLVDTRATSTRARYNHWAAMLAVALDAEEALTALRAQRRELAEAAERERALAVDVAAGEERAALVSIASQDGTWDWDVDAGTVRYSAAWARLLGTDRATLGDDPHEWFSRVHPEDLQRVHAAVAAQLSGSREPLDVEHRVRRADGAYVRVSCRAVTVHDAGDRPARLVGAMARVDDPRGEDREPRPTARAGTGLRTVPRELFVDRTDRAIRRRRRVAGYAWQVLAVAFPAEPGAAALDRLQGELGEDDCLTSLGPRGVVVLLDGQDLAAARRLAARLAAVLGDDVVVEPVGTGEPAGGLDAQAVLRRAGEVLRRGRPVPVARLSVDV, encoded by the coding sequence GTGCTCCTTCCCGTGGTGGGTGGCTACTACTTCGGCCGGATCCTCGCCGGCATGACGCGCGTGCTGCGCACGGAGGGGCACCGGGTGGTGGCGGTGCAGACCTACCCCGCCGACCTCGACCGCGACGAGTTCCCCGTCGCGCCGTTCCGCCGGGCGGCCCCCGGGGTGGGGGCGTTCGACGGTCTCGTCGTGGTGACGAGCGCGCTGGCCGACGCCGACCTGCGCCGGCTGGAGGCATCCGGCGTGCCCATGGTCGGGCTGGGGGTGGCCGCCGAGGACCTGGCCGTGCCGGTGGTGTCACCGGACAACGTCGGCGGGGTCCGGGCGGCGGTCGACCACCTCGTCGACCACGGGCACCGGCGCATCGGCTTCCTCGGCAGCACGGGGCAGAGCGACATCGCCGAGCGGTACGACGCGTTCCGCGACGCGCTCGCCCAGCACGGGCTGGAGCACGGGCCGGAGCACTTCTACCGGACCCGGGACAACCAGGAGTCCAGCGCGGAGCTCGTCGCCCGCCGCCTCGCGGAGCAGGGGCTGACGACGACGGCGACGCTCGCCGCGACCGACCGCAACGCCGTCGGGTTCCTGCGCGGGCTGCACCTGGCGGGGCTGGAGGTGCCCGCGGTGCAGGCCGTCGTCGGGTTCGACAACTCGGACTCCGGCGCGCGCACCTGGCCGCGGCTGACCTCGATCGACCCCATGCACGACGTCGTGGGGGAGCGGGCTGCGGAGCTCGTGCTGGCACGTGTCCGTGGCGAGGAGGTCCCCGGCGACCACCGGCTCGACGTCGCCGCGCTCGTCACCCGTGAGTCGTGCGGCTGTGCCCACGGGACCCGCAGCACGGTGGTGGTGGACGGGACGGCCGGCGGCGGCGAGCCCGACCCGCTGGCCGCCGTCGCCCGGGTCGTGTTCGCCCGCACGGACGGCGTGCGCCGCGGTGCGACCGACGCCTGGCTGACGTCGGTGCGGCAGGTGGTCGAGGCCTGCGTCGTCACGGCCCAGCACCCGCCGTCCTCCGCGCTGCGCACCCTGGGCGACCGCACGGCCGCCCTGCGTCCCGGTGCGGGCGCCCTCGAACAGCTCGTGCCCGCGCTGCACGCCGAGTGCCGACGCGTACGCCGCAACGTGGCCGAGCGGGCCGCCGCCCAGGCGGCGGGCACCGGTGCGCCCCCCCGGCTGCGCGGCCTCGAGCCCGGAGCGGCGGACGAGGTCGAGGAGGCCTTGAGCCTGGTCGTCGCCGCCCTGGCCCGCGGGTGCGGGCACGGCGACCTGGCCCGTGCCGGGCGGCTCGAGCAGGACCTCGTCGACCAGAACGCCGTCGACCTGGAGCTGATGCGCTCCGACGGCGACGCGCTGCGCCGGCTCGACTGGATGCCGCGCACCCGCACCTCGGTGGCCGCCCTCGCCCTCTGGGAGGACGACCCGGGGCGGCCGGGGGAGCGGCTCCTGCGGGTGGTCGGCGCCCGCGGCCCGCACCCCGGCGGCGACGCGCTCGTCGGACGGGTGATGACGGCCGACCAGTTCCCGCCGACGTCGCTCACCGACCCGCGCTCGCTCACCGTCGTGGTCCCCGTGGCGTTCGGCCGCTCGGACCGGGGTTTCCTCGTCGTCGGCGGCCTCGTCGACACCCGCGCCACGAGCACCCGGGCGCGGTACAACCACTGGGCGGCCATGCTGGCCGTCGCGCTCGACGCGGAAGAGGCGCTGACGGCGCTGCGCGCGCAGCGCCGGGAGCTGGCCGAGGCGGCGGAGCGCGAGCGGGCGCTGGCCGTCGACGTCGCCGCCGGTGAGGAGCGCGCGGCCCTGGTGTCGATCGCCTCCCAGGACGGCACGTGGGACTGGGACGTCGACGCGGGCACCGTGCGGTACTCCGCGGCGTGGGCGCGGCTGCTCGGCACCGACCGGGCGACCCTCGGCGACGACCCCCACGAGTGGTTCTCCCGCGTGCACCCCGAGGACCTCCAGCGGGTCCACGCCGCGGTGGCGGCCCAGCTGTCGGGGTCCCGCGAGCCGCTGGACGTGGAGCACCGCGTGCGGCGGGCCGACGGCGCCTACGTGCGGGTGAGCTGCCGCGCGGTGACGGTGCACGACGCGGGCGACCGCCCCGCGCGCCTGGTGGGGGCGATGGCGCGGGTGGACGACCCGCGCGGCGAGGACCGCGAGCCGCGTCCGACCGCCCGCGCCGGCACCGGTCTCAGGACGGTGCCCCGCGAGCTGTTCGTCGACCGGACCGACCGGGCGATCCGGCGTCGTCGCCGCGTGGCGGGGTACGCGTGGCAGGTGCTGGCGGTCGCGTTCCCCGCCGAGCCCGGCGCCGCGGCCCTGGACCGGCTCCAGGGTGAGCTCGGCGAGGACGACTGCCTCACCTCGCTCGGCCCGCGCGGGGTCGTGGTGCTGCTCGACGGTCAGGACCTGGCGGCCGCACGGCGGCTGGCGGCCCGGCTCGCGGCGGTGCTCGGCGACGACGTGGTGGTCGAGCCGGTCGGTACGGGCGAGCCGGCGGGCGGCCTCGACGCGCAGGCCGTCCTGCGGCGGGCGGGCGAGGTGCTGCGCCGGGGACGGCCGGTGCCCGTCGCGCGGCTGTCGGTCGACGTCTGA
- a CDS encoding LacI family DNA-binding transcriptional regulator, with amino-acid sequence MTITDVARAAGVSIAVVSYALNGRPGVSDSTRRHVLRVADDLGWRPNAAARSMRSAVASSVALHTLDPRSGSLSRPVALELAGGLRPHLGTTALALEVLADRAAGAAALEAGWTERRHAAFVLHDLLLDDARMRAAGRVGAPVVAVTPPGIGTAGVTDPVWFAGHAEAAVGRYLTDLGHRNFALLVDDARADVARALHEGLLDATAGLRAAVEVVEVSGAAEAGAAAARLLARTDRPTALVTDGDVSALAVLESARHRGFQVPWEVSVVAGSDAETCRLVDPQLTAVSRPWRALAPVVAAALDLGTTPEDPAEQPPGPTVPTARLVIRGTTAPPPSS; translated from the coding sequence GTGACGATCACCGACGTCGCCCGGGCCGCGGGTGTCTCGATCGCCGTGGTCTCCTACGCCCTCAACGGCCGCCCCGGCGTCTCCGACAGCACCCGCCGCCACGTCCTGCGGGTCGCCGACGACCTGGGCTGGCGACCGAACGCCGCCGCCCGGTCCATGCGCTCGGCCGTGGCGTCGAGCGTGGCGCTGCACACGCTCGACCCGCGCAGCGGCTCGCTCAGCCGCCCGGTCGCGCTGGAGCTGGCGGGTGGCCTGCGACCGCACCTCGGGACCACCGCGCTGGCCCTGGAGGTGCTCGCCGACCGGGCCGCGGGCGCCGCCGCGCTGGAGGCCGGGTGGACCGAGCGGCGGCACGCCGCGTTCGTCCTGCACGACCTGCTCCTGGACGACGCCCGGATGCGGGCCGCGGGTCGCGTGGGGGCACCGGTCGTCGCGGTGACTCCACCAGGGATCGGCACCGCCGGGGTGACGGACCCCGTCTGGTTCGCCGGGCACGCCGAGGCGGCCGTCGGCCGTTACCTCACCGACCTGGGGCACCGGAACTTCGCGCTGCTCGTCGACGACGCCCGCGCCGACGTGGCGCGCGCCCTGCACGAGGGTCTGCTGGACGCGACGGCGGGCCTGCGCGCGGCTGTCGAGGTCGTCGAGGTGTCGGGCGCTGCCGAGGCGGGCGCGGCGGCGGCGCGGCTGCTCGCCCGCACCGACCGGCCGACGGCGCTGGTGACGGACGGGGACGTCAGCGCGCTGGCGGTGCTGGAGTCGGCGCGGCACCGGGGGTTCCAGGTCCCGTGGGAGGTGTCGGTCGTGGCCGGGTCCGACGCGGAGACGTGCCGCCTGGTCGACCCGCAGCTCACCGCGGTGTCGCGGCCCTGGCGGGCGCTGGCGCCGGTCGTGGCGGCCGCCCTCGACCTGGGTACGACGCCGGAGGATCCGGCAGAGCAGCCGCCGGGCCCCACGGTGCCCACGGCCCGGCTGGTGATCCGGGGGACGACGGCGCCGCCGCCGTCGTCGTGA